ATGCTTGGTGGTCTCCAAGCGATTCTCTTCCCTAGTCCCTCTCGTCCAAACACTCTCCTTCAAAACCAGTGCCTGGGATTACCTTTCCTTTTTCCGTGACGAATCCGAGGATGCCCTAGTAAATGGTTCGCTCGGAGAACTCTCGAAATTGTCCATAATGGACTTGCTCTTCAAAACCCTCATTTACCTCCTCAAGTCCTCTCTCTCGCCTTGCCTGCGACTCAATGCTTCCGGCCTCGTATTCCTCGATAAGTTTACACGGGTTCGATCTCTGAACCTCGAGCTTGTCTCCGATTTCGACGCCCACAATGATTCTGTTTTCAAATGGGGTGCCAAATTCGCCTCAAAGCTCGAGAGCGTCACATTTCTCTACGCAGCATCTTTCTCCAAAATGATGAaatctgaagaagaagaagatgaaattgAGAATGAGATAACTCACGAAGAGCTTCTGTGCCGAGTAAACCTAGCCATTAACTGCCTAAAAGAGGTAGTGTTGCGGCTTGGAATCTTGTACCACATCATCACGAAAAACCGAAAGCTACAGAGCATTACCATCAGCGATTCAAACAAGAAGGGGGTGAAGCTCTGTTTGGCTGGTGAAAAGCTTGTGCAGTGGATGTTGGAGAATGTTTATTTGGAAAAGGTGATTATGAGGGTTGGGTATGTGCCTGTTTTACAGCTCCCTATGTCTGGGTATGTGATGAAACGGGTGACCATTGTTCACTTCAACCTGtatggtgatgatgatgattctGATGCTGAAACGGCCATGTTGGATGCGTTTGCGGAGGAACG
The sequence above is a segment of the Rhododendron vialii isolate Sample 1 chromosome 13a, ASM3025357v1 genome. Coding sequences within it:
- the LOC131314511 gene encoding F-box protein AUF2-like, whose amino-acid sequence is MENWVKKKEEAENQFDRLPDDVVVNIFDKVSDAQSLCRCLVVSKRFSSLVPLVQTLSFKTSAWDYLSFFRDESEDALVNGSLGELSKLSIMDLLFKTLIYLLKSSLSPCLRLNASGLVFLDKFTRVRSLNLELVSDFDAHNDSVFKWGAKFASKLESVTFLYAASFSKMMKSEEEEDEIENEITHEELLCRVNLAINCLKEVVLRLGILYHIITKNRKLQSITISDSNKKGVKLCLAGEKLVQWMLENVYLEKVIMRVGYVPVLQLPMSGYVMKRVTIVHFNLYGDDDDSDAETAMLDAFAEERGVFSEAVVQILENHKDSVKAMFQN